One window of Nymphaea colorata isolate Beijing-Zhang1983 chromosome 1, ASM883128v2, whole genome shotgun sequence genomic DNA carries:
- the LOC116255783 gene encoding G-type lectin S-receptor-like serine/threonine-protein kinase At4g03230 isoform X1, with protein MVKLPGLRPQLVPLVYLFVIVVEGVGFNISAVTVQGLGFKCATAGTCKGLVGYRPLNATTLKEISSLFGLDPYTGLLSTTPPSQTVSAQHTIKVPITCQCQDGIGHSDNKYTVKPGDTLDYIATSVFARLVDPKSIAAVSGSNDLSKTSPGQVLSIPLPCSCDRVDGSQVTHYALVVKKNDTLRSIADEYHVTMAQLENLNNVSSNAPIVAGQVLDVPLPLPSQDANSTITNGTSPTGAGKKNSQLIIILSCTLVVVLCAAVGTYCFWRWKRKTSAAQERYHSDAIYLGKGANESDDPELPLFKLGVIMEITNSFSESNKLGQGGFGPVYKGTLAGEQDVAVKRLSQGSKQGYEEFMNEVKLIAKLQHKNLVQLLGCCVEREERILIYEYMPNKSLDKFLFDPTLSKQLVWEKRFEIMVGIARGLQYLHQESCLKVIHRDLKTSNILLDGSLNPKISDFGLARALAGDHTQVNTHRVVGTYGYMPPEYAMEGRYSTKSDVFSFGVIVLEIVSGQKMTTFHNVEYSLNLLGHAWKLWNEERVVELLDPTLDNSCHIDQVMKCINVGLLCVQADAADRPTVPSIVLMLSNDSAVLPEPKQPAYSYRGKLLEASSSSIESDPKSYTGSGLTVTVLEAR; from the exons atgGTGAAGCTGCCGGGTCTGCGACCACAGCTAGTGCCGCTCGTCTACTTGTTTGTGATCGTGGTCGAGGGGGTCGGATTCAACATATCTGCGGTCACGGTCCAGGGGTTGGGATTCAAGTGCGCCACCGCCGGCACCTGCAAGGGTCTGGTGGGTTACAGGCCCCTGAACGCGACCACCCTCAAGGAGATCTCGTCCCTGTTTGGATTAGATCCGTACACTGGCCTCCTTTCGACCACGCCTCCAAGCCAAACGGTCTCCGCCCAACACACGATCAAGGTGCCCATCACCTGCCAATGCCAGGACGGCATCGGCCACTCGGACAACAAGTACACCGTCAAGCCAGGCGATACTCTCGACTATATTGCTACCAGCGTCTTCGCGAGGCTCGTCGATCCCAAGTCCATCGCGGCCGTCAGCGGCAGCAACGATCTCTCCAAGACGAGCCCCGGCCAGGTGCTGTCGATTCCGCTGCCCTGCAGCTGCGACCGCGTCGATGGCTCTCAGGTGACGCATTATGCTCTCGTCGTGAAGAAGAACGACACTCTGAGGAGCATCGCCGATGAGTATCACGTCACTATGGCCCAATTAGAGAACCTCAACAACGTGAGCAGCAACGCCCCTATCGTCGCCGGACAGGTCCTCGAtgtccctcttcctcttccttcacAAGATGCCAACTCGACAATTACCAACGGGACCTCCCCTACTG GTGCAGGGAAGAAAAACTCACAGCTCATAATCATCTTATCATGTACCTTAGTCGTGGTTCTGTGTGCGGCTGTTGGGACTTACTGTTTCTGGaggtggaaaaggaaaacatcag CTGCTCAAGAAAGATATCACTCTGATGCAATTTATCTTGGAAAAGGAGCAAATGAAAGTGACGACCCTGAGTTACCACTGTTTAAATTAGGAGTTATCATGGAAATAACCAACAGCTTTTCTGAATCAAATAAGCTTGGACAAGGGGGCTTTGGTCCTGTTTATAAA GGTACGCTAGCAGGGGAGCAGGATGTGGCAGTGAAGAGGCTATCTCAGGGCTCAAAACAAGGCTATGAGGAATTCATGAATGAAGTCAAGCTTATAGCAAAGCTTCAGCATAAAAATCTGGTTCAGCTTTTAGGTTGCTGCgttgaaagagaagagaggataTTGATCTATGAGTACATGCCCAACAAAAGCTTGGACaaatttctttttg ATCCAACTCTGAGCAAGCAGTTGGTTTGGGAGAAACGCTTTGAGATCATGGTAGGGATTGCTCGGGGACTTCAATATCTCCACCAAGAGTCATGCCTCAAAGTGATACACAGGGACCTCAAAACCAGCAACATTCTGCTTGATGGTTCTTTGAACCCAAAAATTTCAGACTTTGGCCTAGCCAGAGCACTTGCTGGTGATCACACTCAAGTGAATACCCACAGAGTGGTCGGAACCTA TGGGTACATGCCTCCAGAATATGCCATGGAAGGTCGCTACTCCACCAAATCTGATGTCTTCAGCTTTGGGGTCATAGTTCTGGAGATAGTGAGTGGGCAGAAGATGACTACCTTCCACAATGTGGAGTACTCCCTCAATCTTCTCGGACAT GCATGGAAACTGTGGAATGAGGAAAGGGTGGTGGAATTGCTTGACCCAACACTAGACAATTCGTGCCACATAGATCAGGTGATGAAGTGCATCAACGTGGGTCTTCTCTGTGTTCAAGCAGATGCAGCGGACCGCCCCACTGTGCCTTCCATTGTTCTTATGCTGAGCAATGATTCGGCTGTCCTGCCTGAACCGAAACAGCCAGCCTATTCTTACCGAGGCAAACTTTTAGAAGCGAGTTCATCTTCTATAGAAAGCGACCCTAAATCATACACAGGCAGTGGACTCACAGTTACAGTGTTGGAAGCCCGATAA
- the LOC116255783 gene encoding G-type lectin S-receptor-like serine/threonine-protein kinase At4g03230 isoform X3, whose amino-acid sequence MVKLPGLRPQLVPLVYLFVIVVEGVGFNISAVTVQGLGFKCATAGTCKGLVGYRPLNATTLKEISSLFGLDPYTGLLSTTPPSQTVSAQHTIKVPITCQCQDGIGHSDNKYTVKPGDTLDYIATSVFARLVDPKSIAAVSGSNDLSKTSPGQVLSIPLPCSCDRVDGSQVTHYALVVKKNDTLRSIADEYHVTMAQLENLNNVSSNAPIVAGQVLDVPLPLPSQDANSTITNGTSPTGAGKKNSQLIIILSCTLVVVLCAAVGTYCFWRWKRKTSAAQERYHSDAIYLGKGANESDDPELPLFKLGVIMEITNSFSESNKLGQGGFGPVYKGTLAGEQDVAVKRLSQGSKQGYEEFMNEVKLIAKLQHKNLVQLLGCCVEREERILIYEYMPNKSLDKFLFDPTLSKQLVWEKRFEIMVGIARGLQYLHQESCLKVIHRDLKTSNILLDGSLNPKISDFGLARALAGDHTQVNTHRVVGTYGYMPPEYAMEGRYSTKSDVFSFGVIVLEIVSGQKMTTFHNVEYSLNLLGHVGMETVE is encoded by the exons atgGTGAAGCTGCCGGGTCTGCGACCACAGCTAGTGCCGCTCGTCTACTTGTTTGTGATCGTGGTCGAGGGGGTCGGATTCAACATATCTGCGGTCACGGTCCAGGGGTTGGGATTCAAGTGCGCCACCGCCGGCACCTGCAAGGGTCTGGTGGGTTACAGGCCCCTGAACGCGACCACCCTCAAGGAGATCTCGTCCCTGTTTGGATTAGATCCGTACACTGGCCTCCTTTCGACCACGCCTCCAAGCCAAACGGTCTCCGCCCAACACACGATCAAGGTGCCCATCACCTGCCAATGCCAGGACGGCATCGGCCACTCGGACAACAAGTACACCGTCAAGCCAGGCGATACTCTCGACTATATTGCTACCAGCGTCTTCGCGAGGCTCGTCGATCCCAAGTCCATCGCGGCCGTCAGCGGCAGCAACGATCTCTCCAAGACGAGCCCCGGCCAGGTGCTGTCGATTCCGCTGCCCTGCAGCTGCGACCGCGTCGATGGCTCTCAGGTGACGCATTATGCTCTCGTCGTGAAGAAGAACGACACTCTGAGGAGCATCGCCGATGAGTATCACGTCACTATGGCCCAATTAGAGAACCTCAACAACGTGAGCAGCAACGCCCCTATCGTCGCCGGACAGGTCCTCGAtgtccctcttcctcttccttcacAAGATGCCAACTCGACAATTACCAACGGGACCTCCCCTACTG GTGCAGGGAAGAAAAACTCACAGCTCATAATCATCTTATCATGTACCTTAGTCGTGGTTCTGTGTGCGGCTGTTGGGACTTACTGTTTCTGGaggtggaaaaggaaaacatcag CTGCTCAAGAAAGATATCACTCTGATGCAATTTATCTTGGAAAAGGAGCAAATGAAAGTGACGACCCTGAGTTACCACTGTTTAAATTAGGAGTTATCATGGAAATAACCAACAGCTTTTCTGAATCAAATAAGCTTGGACAAGGGGGCTTTGGTCCTGTTTATAAA GGTACGCTAGCAGGGGAGCAGGATGTGGCAGTGAAGAGGCTATCTCAGGGCTCAAAACAAGGCTATGAGGAATTCATGAATGAAGTCAAGCTTATAGCAAAGCTTCAGCATAAAAATCTGGTTCAGCTTTTAGGTTGCTGCgttgaaagagaagagaggataTTGATCTATGAGTACATGCCCAACAAAAGCTTGGACaaatttctttttg ATCCAACTCTGAGCAAGCAGTTGGTTTGGGAGAAACGCTTTGAGATCATGGTAGGGATTGCTCGGGGACTTCAATATCTCCACCAAGAGTCATGCCTCAAAGTGATACACAGGGACCTCAAAACCAGCAACATTCTGCTTGATGGTTCTTTGAACCCAAAAATTTCAGACTTTGGCCTAGCCAGAGCACTTGCTGGTGATCACACTCAAGTGAATACCCACAGAGTGGTCGGAACCTA TGGGTACATGCCTCCAGAATATGCCATGGAAGGTCGCTACTCCACCAAATCTGATGTCTTCAGCTTTGGGGTCATAGTTCTGGAGATAGTGAGTGGGCAGAAGATGACTACCTTCCACAATGTGGAGTACTCCCTCAATCTTCTCGGACATGTTG GCATGGAAACTGTGGAATGA
- the LOC116255783 gene encoding G-type lectin S-receptor-like serine/threonine-protein kinase At4g03230 isoform X2, with protein sequence MVKLPGLRPQLVPLVYLFVIVVEGVGFNISAVTVQGLGFKCATAGTCKGLVGYRPLNATTLKEISSLFGLDPYTGLLSTTPPSQTVSAQHTIKVPITCQCQDGIGHSDNKYTVKPGDTLDYIATSVFARLVDPKSIAAVSGSNDLSKTSPGQVLSIPLPCSCDRVDGSQVTHYALVVKKNDTLRSIADEYHVTMAQLENLNNVSSNAPIVAGQVLDVPLPLPSQDANSTITNGTSPTGAGKKNSQLIIILSCTLVVVLCAAVGTYCFWRWKRKTSAAQERYHSDAIYLGKGANESDDPELPLFKLGVIMEITNSFSESNKLGQGGFGPVYKGTLAGEQDVAVKRLSQGSKQGYEEFMNEVKLIAKLQHKNLVQLLGCCVEREERILIYEYMPNKSLDKFLFDPTLSKQLVWEKRFEIMVGIARGLQYLHQESCLKVIHRDLKTSNILLDGSLNPKISDFGLARALAGDHTQVNTHRVVGTYGYMPPEYAMEGRYSTKSDVFSFGVIVLEIVSGQKMTTFHNVEYSLNLLGHVDDSNTDLVEVSVEHEGMRIGMIELGL encoded by the exons atgGTGAAGCTGCCGGGTCTGCGACCACAGCTAGTGCCGCTCGTCTACTTGTTTGTGATCGTGGTCGAGGGGGTCGGATTCAACATATCTGCGGTCACGGTCCAGGGGTTGGGATTCAAGTGCGCCACCGCCGGCACCTGCAAGGGTCTGGTGGGTTACAGGCCCCTGAACGCGACCACCCTCAAGGAGATCTCGTCCCTGTTTGGATTAGATCCGTACACTGGCCTCCTTTCGACCACGCCTCCAAGCCAAACGGTCTCCGCCCAACACACGATCAAGGTGCCCATCACCTGCCAATGCCAGGACGGCATCGGCCACTCGGACAACAAGTACACCGTCAAGCCAGGCGATACTCTCGACTATATTGCTACCAGCGTCTTCGCGAGGCTCGTCGATCCCAAGTCCATCGCGGCCGTCAGCGGCAGCAACGATCTCTCCAAGACGAGCCCCGGCCAGGTGCTGTCGATTCCGCTGCCCTGCAGCTGCGACCGCGTCGATGGCTCTCAGGTGACGCATTATGCTCTCGTCGTGAAGAAGAACGACACTCTGAGGAGCATCGCCGATGAGTATCACGTCACTATGGCCCAATTAGAGAACCTCAACAACGTGAGCAGCAACGCCCCTATCGTCGCCGGACAGGTCCTCGAtgtccctcttcctcttccttcacAAGATGCCAACTCGACAATTACCAACGGGACCTCCCCTACTG GTGCAGGGAAGAAAAACTCACAGCTCATAATCATCTTATCATGTACCTTAGTCGTGGTTCTGTGTGCGGCTGTTGGGACTTACTGTTTCTGGaggtggaaaaggaaaacatcag CTGCTCAAGAAAGATATCACTCTGATGCAATTTATCTTGGAAAAGGAGCAAATGAAAGTGACGACCCTGAGTTACCACTGTTTAAATTAGGAGTTATCATGGAAATAACCAACAGCTTTTCTGAATCAAATAAGCTTGGACAAGGGGGCTTTGGTCCTGTTTATAAA GGTACGCTAGCAGGGGAGCAGGATGTGGCAGTGAAGAGGCTATCTCAGGGCTCAAAACAAGGCTATGAGGAATTCATGAATGAAGTCAAGCTTATAGCAAAGCTTCAGCATAAAAATCTGGTTCAGCTTTTAGGTTGCTGCgttgaaagagaagagaggataTTGATCTATGAGTACATGCCCAACAAAAGCTTGGACaaatttctttttg ATCCAACTCTGAGCAAGCAGTTGGTTTGGGAGAAACGCTTTGAGATCATGGTAGGGATTGCTCGGGGACTTCAATATCTCCACCAAGAGTCATGCCTCAAAGTGATACACAGGGACCTCAAAACCAGCAACATTCTGCTTGATGGTTCTTTGAACCCAAAAATTTCAGACTTTGGCCTAGCCAGAGCACTTGCTGGTGATCACACTCAAGTGAATACCCACAGAGTGGTCGGAACCTA TGGGTACATGCCTCCAGAATATGCCATGGAAGGTCGCTACTCCACCAAATCTGATGTCTTCAGCTTTGGGGTCATAGTTCTGGAGATAGTGAGTGGGCAGAAGATGACTACCTTCCACAATGTGGAGTACTCCCTCAATCTTCTCGGACATGTTG ATGATTCGAATACAGACTTGGTAGAAGTCTCAGTAGAGCATGAAGGAATGAGAATAGGAATGATAGAATTGGGTCTGTGA